The DNA segment ATCATCGAACTACTCCTCCCCGCAGTGAAGGGAGGGCGGCAAGACAATATTCTCCAATTCGGCCCCTCTGGAACGGGCAAATCCCTCATCATCAACGCGACTGCCGAGGAGGTCGCGACGCTCTGTGAGAATCGCGGTGTCGACTTCGGCGTCATTCGCATCAACTGCCAGCGGATCAGCTCCGAGGATAAAGCCGTCTACGCGATGCTGCAGGACGTGTCTGAGAAGACCGGTGCTGAGGTCGGCATCAAAAAACAGGGAACGGCAACCTCAGACAAGTACGACCGCCTCTACGAGATCGTCAATGAACGCTTCGAGGCGATCCTATTCATCCTGGACGAGATCGACTATCTCACCGGGAATAGCAACGACGACGAGCCGGATTACTCTCGACTGCTCTATCAACTCTCACGCGCTACCGCCGAGGGCGACATCGAAGGCCGGTCAGCAGTCGCTGCACTCACCAACGACACCCAGTTGATACAGAAATTGGATGGGCGGACAGCCAGTTCGTTCAATCCAGATAACGTCGTGTTCCCCGACTACGACGCCACCCAGATTCGAGCCATCCTCGAGCATCGAGAAGATGCGTTCCGTGATGGCGTACTCTCCGGCGATGTGATACCGCTTGCCGCCGCGTTCGCTGCTCAAGACGAGGGTGACGCTCGGAAGGCAATCGACTTGCTCAGAAAGGCAGGTGAGATGGCCGACCGCGAAGGAAGCGGGACCGTCGAGGAGCGCCATGTTCGAACTGCACAGGGGAAACTCGACGTCGACCAAGCACAGAAGACGATCAACGGGCTCTCCGCGCAGAAAAAATACACTCTGTACGCCTTGACGTCGGTCGCTGTTCACGCGACTCGTTCACTCGATTCGATCCCCGGTCCAGTCGCCTATGAGGTCTACAGCTACGTGACCGAGAGCATCGATGCGGTCACGAAATCGGACGATTCCTTCCGACGGTATGCAAAGGAATTAGCGTCGTACAACATCATCTCGAAGGATCGGAGCGGCCGCGGGCGCGGACGTGGTGTTCACAACGAGTACGCCTTCGCTATCGATCCCGAGACTGTCGAAGAGACGATTGAGCGGGACAGCCGGATAACTGAGATCGAACAGGATTCCCTCCAGCTTGTCGTGGAATCCCAGCTCGACGAATTCAATAGCACGTGACATCCTCTCCGCCGTAAACGGCGGGGCTTCCCACGACAGTGGGATTCCGGCTGTGCCGTAGGTTTCAGTCCGAGTAGGCCGCGAGCGTCATCTGCGAGTATTTCTCGCTCGTCTCCCGGTAGACTGTGGCGCTGTCACAGGCGCTCCCGTTCCGAGGCGAGTCATCGCGTTCCGGTTCCCAAGGAACGCTCTCTCCCCACGGATCTACGCGACTGGCGATATTCGCCGCCGCGTTGATGTCTGCTTGGAACTCAGTTACGTGACAGTCGTCGTTCGTACACTCGAACTCCGCTTGTGAATTACGAGATCCAATGTGTCCGCATTCATGGCACGTCTGGCTTGTATAGCGCGGGTTCACGTACTCGACCGGGACACCGGCCTCGGTGGCCTTATCTTCGACCCGGCCTTGAAGCCGAGCGAACGCCCATGCGTGAAGGCGTCGGTTCATGTACTCCCCGTAGTCCAAGTTCTCGCGGATGAAGGACAAGTCCTCCATCACAATCACGGGATCGTCGAACTGTCGGGCGTACTCGACGGCTTTTCGAGACGCCTTCTCGACGATATCTGTCAGCGCGTTCTGATAGTGGTTGAATCGTTCACCGATCCGCCACTCGGCAGCGTCGCGCTCTTGGAGCCGCCGGAGTGTCGTGAACATCTCTTTGCGAAGTGCTCGAGCACGACTGCCACTCTCGAGCATCGGCTTCGTCGGCGTGTTCCGCTTGAGGGCACAGCCCGTAATCAACGTAGATTCGCCGATATCGAACCCGATGTACGTCTCGTCACCGTCCATCTCGGGTTCTTCGACCGAGTACGTGACGGTAATGTGCAACACCCAGCTACTCCGGTTCTGCTGGAGCCGGATCTGTCCGGCCTTGGCACCCTCATTGAGGAGATCGTGCCACAACGATTCTTGCTCGGGGTTGATTCGCAGCGGAATCCAGAAGTTCGTCCCGTAGCCCGGCAGGGGCACGTTCCAGCAAATCTCGTGGTGGCGAGATTCATCGCGGTCGAACTTCGCGGCTTGATTTGTGAGCCGGATCGGGTGTTCGTCGTCTAACTCGCTGGCGTTGTACGTTTTTCGGAGCTTCGGGACGTAGCTGCACAGTGCAGCCTTCGCCTGGTAAGGCAGGTCGAACGGCGTTACTACGTCGGACACGCCGTTCATCGTATCCGCACCGGAGTCGAACGCATCGTGCAACGCCTCGCGGTAGGTGGAGAGAAGGCGACGGAGACGCACCGCCTTCCCCTCCGTCGGTGGGGCAAGTGTCGCCTCGAGAGTTTTCGTCACCTCCCCTGCCATACCACACGATACACATCCTACACACTTTTTGGTTCCGATGCTGTAGAACCGTCTGTGAACCGAAGAAACGTTACAATCCGGGAAGAGCAAGACGAATGGATCCGGGAGAATCATATCAACCTGTCGAGCCTCGTCAGAGAGTGTATCGACGAACGTATGGAATCCAGTTCCGCCGATTAACGGCGGTTGCGTAGTCGAGTGACGCGATTCACGCCTGCCCTTTGGGGCGAGATTCTTCACTGTTTAAAAGATGGGACTGGTCGAGGCGGTACGTAGCCACCCCCCGTTTGCTGATTGTATACTGTGAGAGGCCCCATGTGCAGAATGTATTCTCTCGATCTGGGGTCCGAGCATCATCGACGAACGTCTGACAGACGTCATCCCCCCATTTACTGATTGTATCTCGCTACACCAGAGGAAGTCGGAGGTGGTATCGGAGGCAAGAGAACGTTCCCGCATTGCTCATCGAGGAAATATTCGATAGACCAGCCGTAACAGCCCAGATCGGCTGTTGAGAACTGAAATCTTCCCAAGCGAACAGTCGCAACCCACCCTCTCCCCCCATTTACTGATTGTATCTCACCAAAAGGCGGGTGGGGGTTGAGAGGAGAATCACGACAAGAATATCTAAAACCAGGAAAATCGCGCTTATAGACTTTGAGATAGCTGATCTGGTGAATATCTGCAACTAGGTTTGTAGATAGAAGGTTTTATGCAAAGGGACTGGTAACAATATCCGTAATACAGTAAGAGCGTAATGGAAAGGAAGATATAATTTCTATATGGAGAGGAATGGCTTCGGAACTGTTCTTCGTCTTTATCTCCTCTAAACGTCTTCTAACAGCTGATCTCGACATTTTGGTCATTCTCGATATTAGGATGTCCCCCGGCCCTTTCTCAAGATACATTCCGCAAATGGGGGGAGGGGGAGCAATACAATCAGCAAAGCAGTCGCTATATTCTCTCCTGCTCAACGTTACCCCACGCCAGCGATCTATGATTGAATGCGTGGGGTAACTACAGGGAGAACCACTCGAGGATATCTGGAGCAATCAAGATTCTCGGTTCGCGTTCACCGGTGCGATATACTCGTTTTTCCAGGAGTCGCCGTCACGCCATTGCCAGTAAAAGTAGTGATAGCCCGGCTTCGTCTCTTTGATCGTGATGTAGGCTCCACCAGCTGGGACATCATCGTAGTCTGCTGGATCAGTCGAGACGTCTCGTTCCTCGAGTTCGTTCTGTTTGGCTTCGCTGATCGATTCCTCTTCCTGTTTTTGGTCAGCCATACGCTCGCGTTCGGCGCGTTTCCAAGCCGCCAGCTTCGTGGCATACGTTGCAATCGCATCGAGTCGATCGGGCGACTGCTTGTCCAGTGGTTCGAGAATATAGTTCGGTAGCTCTGGCGCTTGCGGTTCTGTTGTGGGCGGCTCTGAAGATTCGTCCATAGTTACCCCACGTCTCGCTTTGAGTATCAATATGTGGGGTAACTCAGACGGCAAGAGACCGAAACGCGTCTGACGTAGTTATTTGAAGTCACAGAAAGCACAGAACGGATGGAAGCCATGACTCGGAGAATCGGGATCACGAATCAGAAGGGAGGTGTGAGTAAAACCACGAATACAATCAACGTCGCTGGCGGGCTCGCTGCCGATGGTGTAGACGTTCTCGCCGTCGATATGGACCCTCAGGGATACCTCACGCATCGGCTTGGGTTCGAAGACGAGTACACTTCGGACCCACCGTCGCTATACGATGCGCTTCAGTCGCCCGCCGACCACGACGTCGACGATCTCGTTGTCACTCACGAGGAGTTCGATCTCCTTCCGGCCAACATCGATATGTTCCATCTTGAGCAGGACCTCATCGCGAGCGGGATGCGTCCCCGGCTGCGGTTGAAGACGGTCCTGGAGAACGCGACCGCGTGGGACGTCGTCCTTATCGATGCGCCGCCGTCGCTCGGCCCACTGAATGATAACGTCGTTCTTGCCACCGAGGAACTGCTCGTCCCGGTCGAAGCCGACGAAAGTTCCCAGCTCGCGCTCAATCATCTACTCCGCCAGTTGGATACGCTCGAGGATAACTACGACACACACGTCGATGTCCTCGGTCTCATTGTTTCGAACGTGGCCTATCCGCTGGACAATGAACAGCAGGCGGCCATTGACTGGTTCAACGAGCGTTTCGAAGGACGCGTCGGGGTGTGGACCGTTCGAAGCCGGGCAGCAATCAAGCGGGCAGTGAAAGACCAGGGTTCGGTGTTCGCCGAAGACGCCGAGGAAGTCGATATGACCGACGTGTATGCGCAGATAGCTGCGGAGGTGGCCGATGAGTGACGAAATCGACGAACGTCTGAGCCGTCGGTTTGACGACGACCAGGACGACGAGAACGAGACCATTTCTGAGAAGTCACAGAACGACATGAATTCTAGTCAATCAGGGGCCGAGAGGAAGTCACAGGCTTCACAGAGAGCACAGAACATCAAGAAGGAATGGAATGTGCGGAGTTTCTACCTCGATGACGGCCTCGATAGTAATCTCACGACGGCGTTCAAACGACTGGATCTCTCGCTTTCGGAGGCTGACGCCGAGGTCAATCTCAAGAAGACACGGCACTTCTACCCATTGATCGTCGAACTCGGTCTAGAACGCTTGGCGGAAATGGACGTCACAGAAGTCACAGAACGATTGGACGACGAAGATTCAGCATAGGCGATTTCGATTACTCTCCCACGACACTCTTATGTATGACTGGGACGAAGTAATGAATTGAGGGAGTATGAGTAAAGCAGAGTCTGAAAAAGTAGTGTCTGTATCGTCGCGCGGCCAAGCGACCATTCCCAAAGAGTTCCGGGAGGAACTCGACATCGACACACCCGGCCGCGTGAAGTTCGTTCGCACCGAGGAGGGCGAAATCGTCGTCCGTCCCATCCACTCGGTCACAGACCTGCGTGGAGTCTTGGAAGGGAAAACCGACGAGCAGGGTCGTTCAGCAGTCGAACGACTGCGGGAGGAACGCGAGCAGGACAAGGCTAGTGAAGAGGAGTTGCGGCAGCGCTACGCCAGTGATGACGAGGCCGACACATGACAGAGGGGACTGACATTCCCGAGACGATTATCTTCGACGCCGAACCACTCATCGCCTATTTCTGCAACGAACCAGGGAGCGACACCGTCGAGACGTACGTCGACGCCGTCGAAGGCGCGGCCGATGGATACATCTCAGCGATCAACCTCGCCGAGGTCCACTACGTCGTGCGTGCAATCGACGGCGAGGAACGCGCTGATGCTGTCGTCGACGTCCTCGAGGAAAGCGGCATCCGTCGCGTCGATACCGAACAGACCTGGGCGTCAGCAGCCGACTTCAAATTCCGCTACGCTCCAGCGCTCGGTGATGCCTTCGCGCTCGGGACTGCAGCACACGTCGACGGGATGCTCCTGGTCGGTGCCGACGACGACTACGACGACGTCACCGACGTCCCAATCACTCGGTTCCGGACCGAACCGGCATAGACCCTGGATCTCGTCCCATAGTGGCCGCTATGAGTGCTCCTCTGTCCGCTCTTCGAGAAACTCTCGCAGTTTCGATTCGAAAGACGGTGGAGTAGCCCCGAACGTTGACGCTGCAGATTCGACCACTTCGTCAGTCTCGGCTTCCTCTTGTATCGTTCCCAGTCCGTAGAGCACTGTGCGGACGACCTCACTGTAGAATTCCTCTTCGTCGTAGCAGAATTGACAGTCGTTTCGCCAGTAGTCGGGGACGAACTGCACACCGAGTGCCTGGTGTTTGGGACAGATTCCTTTGCGAACCTGCCCGATGTTTCGGAATTCGACCTCCCACGTTCCGTCAGGGGCGATCTCAACGACGAAGTACGCGCCGAGAAGCGCGTCTGCACCATGGTCTGCCGTTCGGTAGAGGAATGCGGTATTGAGAGCCTTGTTCTTGTAGCGACCGGTGTGTATATGACCAGAGAAGTATGCCTTCCCCGCGAAGTGTTCCAGCAGTTCGGGGTGCCAGTAGTGATTCACGAGGATTGTCTCGTCTTCAACTAGTTCGGGATTCTGCGTGAATGTCTCTCCAGCAACGGTGATACTGTCATCTTCGGGGATGTACGTCCCTGGAAGGTCGTAGTCTTGGAACGGCTGTTCCGGGCCGATTGCCCCGTCCCGATTCCCCCAGATGTAGAGGAGCTCTCCCCGCTCGTGGAGCGTCTCGAAATACGGCGTGACCGCATCGAGCTGTTCCCGCCCCTCGTCGACGCCATCAAACCATGCGTTCGTGATATCGCCGACGTGAATTACGAAGTCGAATTCCTCGCCTTCAGTACCGTCGACGACCCGCTCCAGTGAGTCGACATCCCCGTGGTTGTCTCCCATACAAAGAAGTCGGAGCGTCTCATCATCGTTAGTCGTCATTAGTTGACTCCCCGTACTCACTCAGGTGTATAGAAGACCACGTTCACCGTCAAGGAGATATCTCATAACAGTCTCTCACTGCTATTCTTGCTAGTCCTTCTCTCCTTAGTGCGAAGCCCCTCTCTGGTTCTTCTGCAAGATACATTCAGCAAATGGGGGGTGCGATAGATGCCAGCCGACTCCAGTACATCTTCATGCTGCGCCGCCTCGAGCTGGTGCAAAGCCTGGTGGATGAGCCGGCCAATTCCCCATTTCACCGATTTTCGCTACGCGTGATCGGTGAACCACTTGCTGTGAACTCACGAAGATGTGCCACTTCTACCCGCTGATCGTCGAACTCGGCTTGGAACGCTTGGCGGGAATGGAAGTCACAGAAGTCACAGAACGATTGGAAAGCAAGGATTTGGGATAATTGCAGAGGGCGGATACCAGCGTTGTTCATTCACCACAACAACCCTCTACCATACGCGCGTTGTCCTACATGGACAATACAGATGCCCCGATGTAGGCGTCAAAAATCCTCGAAGAGGTCGATCCCATCCATGAGCAAGCATTCGCCTGACCACCTGCACGAATCCCCGGCGGACGCCGAGTATTCCTCGACGCTCCGAATCACGTCGACGCCGTTCGAGGAGCACACGGAGAGTGTGCTGAACCGCGCTGAGCGCTGGGAGCAGGGCGAAGCGGTGCCCACGTCGTCAACTTCCAGGACACCAGCCGGCTCCAGCGCGTTCTCA comes from the Halobacterium noricense genome and includes:
- a CDS encoding AAA family ATPase; this encodes MTRPQKDSTPDQAEITDDSAIPDVDGESGVDSETTTGSDHEPAETDPGSDTEEGSSTSGLNETIRDRVESQLNEKDSTTSVFANKDLVHPDTIIDANRIVGRDEQLDRIIELLLPAVKGGRQDNILQFGPSGTGKSLIINATAEEVATLCENRGVDFGVIRINCQRISSEDKAVYAMLQDVSEKTGAEVGIKKQGTATSDKYDRLYEIVNERFEAILFILDEIDYLTGNSNDDEPDYSRLLYQLSRATAEGDIEGRSAVAALTNDTQLIQKLDGRTASSFNPDNVVFPDYDATQIRAILEHREDAFRDGVLSGDVIPLAAAFAAQDEGDARKAIDLLRKAGEMADREGSGTVEERHVRTAQGKLDVDQAQKTINGLSAQKKYTLYALTSVAVHATRSLDSIPGPVAYEVYSYVTESIDAVTKSDDSFRRYAKELASYNIISKDRSGRGRGRGVHNEYAFAIDPETVEETIERDSRITEIEQDSLQLVVESQLDEFNST
- a CDS encoding transposase; translation: MAGEVTKTLEATLAPPTEGKAVRLRRLLSTYREALHDAFDSGADTMNGVSDVVTPFDLPYQAKAALCSYVPKLRKTYNASELDDEHPIRLTNQAAKFDRDESRHHEICWNVPLPGYGTNFWIPLRINPEQESLWHDLLNEGAKAGQIRLQQNRSSWVLHITVTYSVEEPEMDGDETYIGFDIGESTLITGCALKRNTPTKPMLESGSRARALRKEMFTTLRRLQERDAAEWRIGERFNHYQNALTDIVEKASRKAVEYARQFDDPVIVMEDLSFIRENLDYGEYMNRRLHAWAFARLQGRVEDKATEAGVPVEYVNPRYTSQTCHECGHIGSRNSQAEFECTNDDCHVTEFQADINAAANIASRVDPWGESVPWEPERDDSPRNGSACDSATVYRETSEKYSQMTLAAYSD
- a CDS encoding ParA family protein gives rise to the protein MTRRIGITNQKGGVSKTTNTINVAGGLAADGVDVLAVDMDPQGYLTHRLGFEDEYTSDPPSLYDALQSPADHDVDDLVVTHEEFDLLPANIDMFHLEQDLIASGMRPRLRLKTVLENATAWDVVLIDAPPSLGPLNDNVVLATEELLVPVEADESSQLALNHLLRQLDTLEDNYDTHVDVLGLIVSNVAYPLDNEQQAAIDWFNERFEGRVGVWTVRSRAAIKRAVKDQGSVFAEDAEEVDMTDVYAQIAAEVADE
- a CDS encoding AbrB/MazE/SpoVT family DNA-binding domain-containing protein, whose product is MSKAESEKVVSVSSRGQATIPKEFREELDIDTPGRVKFVRTEEGEIVVRPIHSVTDLRGVLEGKTDEQGRSAVERLREEREQDKASEEELRQRYASDDEADT
- a CDS encoding PIN domain-containing protein; protein product: MTEGTDIPETIIFDAEPLIAYFCNEPGSDTVETYVDAVEGAADGYISAINLAEVHYVVRAIDGEERADAVVDVLEESGIRRVDTEQTWASAADFKFRYAPALGDAFALGTAAHVDGMLLVGADDDYDDVTDVPITRFRTEPA
- a CDS encoding metallophosphoesterase family protein, giving the protein MTTNDDETLRLLCMGDNHGDVDSLERVVDGTEGEEFDFVIHVGDITNAWFDGVDEGREQLDAVTPYFETLHERGELLYIWGNRDGAIGPEQPFQDYDLPGTYIPEDDSITVAGETFTQNPELVEDETILVNHYWHPELLEHFAGKAYFSGHIHTGRYKNKALNTAFLYRTADHGADALLGAYFVVEIAPDGTWEVEFRNIGQVRKGICPKHQALGVQFVPDYWRNDCQFCYDEEEFYSEVVRTVLYGLGTIQEEAETDEVVESAASTFGATPPSFESKLREFLEERTEEHS